A genomic region of Caenorhabditis elegans chromosome V contains the following coding sequences:
- the ZC196.4 gene encoding Death domain-containing protein (Confirmed by transcript evidence) yields the protein MDTEPMCGISEESKKHIIHFILELTYFIFSKNVLDSGKHLMCSDLTRFRESWDDLYLKNNSFFEHLFNFLVKNTHGITEIRDESGRIIEISIKVPQKEKCAVGNPVKTEEVPLDEQINISFVNCTKSTEMQISLDLQDESKNISVETELQDSSSNEKTELTIEDSAQKSFLSDLFSDLEPVGKNVTKENTIEDDKKPDFCEYSNICDEFLENYQKMENEHNEMTSKYQILGENKSELKEQDDSEKECEEQNGEFLEKLENQNKVNSKLLKEARRKREKRRRELQEDLEKMRQNQKQCFEAWLSGMRLRQHFNEKEQEVGNWIKKCYKKPITRLLNYYDDFINLTRGRTKLKNRGQDLNDDIQEEIIYFHEKVASLLDTFETLFNQLGELSKISENALFIEVLRKNICEHANSLHPILNVLEKDCLSRDWKNNLEKEFSSINTLNIPTTGGLRKICKDASFSDYVNLEFPKRIPESSVTIEDVSNRDIAESSNSDVDQLSSLNLDGVVSQPKKPDLKRDRSSSRTCVAPKKSKN from the exons GAAAACATCTGATGTGCTCTGATTTAACACGATTCAGAGAA agttgggACGACCTTTATCTCAagaataattcattttttgagcatctGTTCAATTTCTTGGTCAAAAATACTCATGGTATAACGGAGATTCGAGATGAATCG ggaagAATTATCGAGATTTCGATTAAAGTGccacaaaaagaaaaatgtgcagTGGGAAATCCTGTCAAAACG GAAGAAGTTCCACTAGATGAGCAAATAAACATATCATTTGTGAATTGCACAAAGTCAACTGAAATGCAAATTTCACTTGATCTTCAAGACgaatcaaaaaacatttcagtcgAAACAGAGCTACAAGACTCTTCTTCcaatgaaaaa ACAGAGCTAACAATTGAAGATTCtgcacaaaaaagttttctgtcGGATTTATTTAGCGACTTGGAACCAGTCGGCAAAAATGTTACTAAAGAAAATACAATTGAGGATGACAAGAAACcagatttttgtgaatattcaaacatttgcGATGAATTTCTC gaaaattacCAAAAGATGGAAAACGAACATAATGAAATGACTTCAAAATACCAGATACTTGGCGAAAACAAGAGTGAGCTAAAGGAGCAAGATGATTCAGAAAAAGAGTGTGAAGAACAGAATGGAgagtttctagaaaaacttgaaaatcaaaacaaagttAACAGCAAACTATTGAAAGAAGCTCGGCGTAAaagggaaaaaagaaga CGGGAGCTTCAAgaagatctggaaaaaatgagacaaaatcaaaaacaatgtTTCGAAGCATGGCTGTCTGGAATGAGGTTACGACAacatttcaatgaaaaagaacaagaagTTGGCAACTGGATTAAGAAATGCTACAAAAAACCAATCACTCGGTTGTTGAATTATTATGATGATTTCATAAACTTG ACACGCGGACggacaaaattgaaaaatagaggTCAGGACTTAAATGATGATATACAAGAAGAGATAATTTACTTCCATGAAAAAGTTGCAAGTCTACTTGATACATTTGAAACTTTGTTCAATCAACTGGGGGAACTctccaaaatttctgaaaatgctctGTTTATAGAAGTTTTACGg AAGAATATATGTGAACATGCAAACTCTCTACATCCCATTCTCAATGTCCTTGAGAAAGATTGTCTTTCTCGTGACTGGAAGAATAATCTTGAAAAAGAGTTTTCCAGTATTAATACTTTAAATATACCTACAACTGGAGGGCTACGCAAGATTTGCAAAGATGCATCGTTCTCTGATTATgttaatttggaatttccgAAGAGAATTCCAGAAAGTTCTGTAACAATTGAAGATGTATCAAATAGAGATATCGCTGAGA GCTCGAATTCGGATGTTGATCAGTTGTCCAGTTTAAACTTGGACGGCGTGGTGTCTCAACCTAAAAAACCTGATTTGAAAAGAGACCGTTCAAGTTCAAGAACTTGTGTAGCaccaaaaaagtcgaaaaattaa
- the ZC196.3 gene encoding DUF713 domain-containing protein (Confirmed by transcript evidence) — protein sequence MSSFFTFFKKSVPAVKINVEMIENFNKCDGEGNYKKFYKENLDFLMSLNTYLEKTSFDKGTLEISLCKNFIPLFDYLSSWNPESSEFEMIDTSSLEKYVPEVLEDLKYAIFSSNWTDFYFKYRSAVDTIIELSRKQGTVDISIQIGNNSCESFKDRDFRRYTYYKLGNISEKPENHDQNFERKLEQQEAINSKELEEMKKKRELKKKEFEAELEQIQSQMKNRFIALFECIRLKQRFEEKEEKVADWIQNCYKQPIKRFLEYFRDFQNVAREWKYFKRLPSESLQDAYEEISILSECVLSLFDTLEFLFIQLGEQHDIATDALFIKVLQKSIIDFALVLSSILNILDVNAPSHEWYKQLEKLFFMIKLSDIPTTTSLRKICKKAVVSNYEQLEFPKIHLKSYVVIHEQDNVQAEEVCTSESKCVIC from the exons atgtcctcattttttacattttttaaaaaatctgtacCCGCCGTTAAAATAAATGtggaaatgattgaaaacttcaataaaTGCGATGGCGAG gGTAACTACAAGAAGTTTTACAAagaaaatcttgattttcttATGTCACTAAACACTTATCTTGAAAAAACATCATTTGATAAA GGAACTCTGGAGATATCgctctgcaaaaattttataccATTATTTGATTATTTGTCTAGTTGGAACCCTGAGAgttcagaatttgaaatgaTCGACACCTCAtcacttgaaaaatatgttccaGAAGTTTTAGAAGATTTAAAATATGCGATTTTCAGCTCT AATTGGactgatttttatttcaagtaCCGAAGTGCGGTTGATACAATCATTGAACTATCCAGAAAACAAGGAACCGTTGATATTTCTATTCAGATTGGTAATAATTCATGTGAAAGT TTCAAAGACAGAGATTTTCGTAGGTACACTTATTATAAACTGGGAAATATT tctgaaaaaccagaaaacc atgatcaaaattttgaaaggaaGTTGGAACAACAAGAGGCAATTAATTCCAAAGAATTGGAagagatgaaaaagaaaagagaattgaaaaaa aaaGAGTTCGAGGCTGAATTAGAACAAATTCAAagtcaaatgaaaaatcgttttattGCACTATTTGAATGTATCAGATTAAAACAAAGATTTGaggaaaaggaagaaaaagttGCTGATTGGATTCAAAATTGCTATAAGCAACCGATCAAGAGATTCCTAGAatattttcgagattttcagaatgtg gCGCGTGaatggaaatattttaaacgcTTACCGTCGGAATCACTTCAAGATGCATATGAAGAAATATCAATTCTTTCAGAATGTGTATTAAGCCTATTTGATACTCTTGAGTTTCTGTTTATCCAACTCGGTGAACAACATGACATAGCTACAGATGCATTATTCATCAAAGTTCTACAG aaaagtataatTGATTTTGCACTTGTTTTATCATCGATTCTGAATATTCTTGATGTGAACGCCCCGTCCCACGAATGGTATAAACAACtcgaaaagttgttttttatgATAAAGCTCAGTGACATTCCGACAACAACATCACtacgaaaaatttgcaaaaaagccGTCGTTTCCAACTATGAGCAGTTAGAATTCCCGAAGATACACCTCAAGAGTTACGTCGTGATCCACGAACAAGACAATGTTCAAGCAGAAGAAGTTTGTACTTCTGAAAGTAAATGTGTTATTTGTTAA
- the ZC196.3 gene encoding DUF713 domain-containing protein (Confirmed by transcript evidence), producing the protein MSSFFTFFKKSVPAVKINVEMIENFNKCDGEGNYKKFYKENLDFLMSLNTYLEKTSFDKGTLEISLCKNFIPLFDYLSSWNPESSEFEMIDTSSLEKYVPEVLEDLKYAIFSSNWTDFYFKYRSAVDTIIELSRKQGTVDISIQIGNNSCESFKDRDFRRYTYYKLGNISEKPENREFESTCQDEIDSYIDDQNFERKLEQQEAINSKELEEMKKKRELKKKEFEAELEQIQSQMKNRFIALFECIRLKQRFEEKEEKVADWIQNCYKQPIKRFLEYFRDFQNVAREWKYFKRLPSESLQDAYEEISILSECVLSLFDTLEFLFIQLGEQHDIATDALFIKVLQKSIIDFALVLSSILNILDVNAPSHEWYKQLEKLFFMIKLSDIPTTTSLRKICKKAVVSNYEQLEFPKIHLKSYVVIHEQDNVQAEEVCTSESKCVIC; encoded by the exons atgtcctcattttttacattttttaaaaaatctgtacCCGCCGTTAAAATAAATGtggaaatgattgaaaacttcaataaaTGCGATGGCGAG gGTAACTACAAGAAGTTTTACAAagaaaatcttgattttcttATGTCACTAAACACTTATCTTGAAAAAACATCATTTGATAAA GGAACTCTGGAGATATCgctctgcaaaaattttataccATTATTTGATTATTTGTCTAGTTGGAACCCTGAGAgttcagaatttgaaatgaTCGACACCTCAtcacttgaaaaatatgttccaGAAGTTTTAGAAGATTTAAAATATGCGATTTTCAGCTCT AATTGGactgatttttatttcaagtaCCGAAGTGCGGTTGATACAATCATTGAACTATCCAGAAAACAAGGAACCGTTGATATTTCTATTCAGATTGGTAATAATTCATGTGAAAGT TTCAAAGACAGAGATTTTCGTAGGTACACTTATTATAAACTGGGAAATATT tctgaaaaaccagaaaaccGTGAGTTTGAATCCACATGCCAGGACGAAATAGATTCATATATAgatgatcaaaattttgaaaggaaGTTGGAACAACAAGAGGCAATTAATTCCAAAGAATTGGAagagatgaaaaagaaaagagaattgaaaaaa aaaGAGTTCGAGGCTGAATTAGAACAAATTCAAagtcaaatgaaaaatcgttttattGCACTATTTGAATGTATCAGATTAAAACAAAGATTTGaggaaaaggaagaaaaagttGCTGATTGGATTCAAAATTGCTATAAGCAACCGATCAAGAGATTCCTAGAatattttcgagattttcagaatgtg gCGCGTGaatggaaatattttaaacgcTTACCGTCGGAATCACTTCAAGATGCATATGAAGAAATATCAATTCTTTCAGAATGTGTATTAAGCCTATTTGATACTCTTGAGTTTCTGTTTATCCAACTCGGTGAACAACATGACATAGCTACAGATGCATTATTCATCAAAGTTCTACAG aaaagtataatTGATTTTGCACTTGTTTTATCATCGATTCTGAATATTCTTGATGTGAACGCCCCGTCCCACGAATGGTATAAACAACtcgaaaagttgttttttatgATAAAGCTCAGTGACATTCCGACAACAACATCACtacgaaaaatttgcaaaaaagccGTCGTTTCCAACTATGAGCAGTTAGAATTCCCGAAGATACACCTCAAGAGTTACGTCGTGATCCACGAACAAGACAATGTTCAAGCAGAAGAAGTTTGTACTTCTGAAAGTAAATGTGTTATTTGTTAA
- the ZC196.2 gene encoding Major sperm protein (Confirmed by transcript evidence) yields the protein MCGKTILLEVTPCDNFVFNKSTNLTDTAYVTLKNISEKPVCFKVKTSVPNMYVSRPNPDLLKPGEARQLSVKFRSSDKVSLNAKSYKLKIESCEFESEDIDDLKSFWSSIPNEKILVHKSPIILGTGSSPDFRNDQIASESSRQSSPIQNVSDDGKSSHHSTAKQLQENNENSKSLKYTKQLVEVPLGENQQADQTGTTCDKKDEFQKKNQLEVEIKFVDKIHEIKSQLEDSFELKLKEMEMRLEEKFEKRISRLTQFMETISLSNSPGNSRRVFELDDNFSIVAKKELEQMRQDFEKVLDGQNKIAEEKMNELRKRREELQRESDELRTMEEQLGITERIFWAN from the exons ATGTGTGGTAAAACAATTCTTCTTGAAGTGACTCCCTGCGACAATTTTGTGTTCAATAAATCAACAAATCTGACTGATACTGCCTATGttactctgaaaaatatatctgAGAAACCAGTATGTTTCAAAGTGAAAACGAGTGTACCAAATATGTATGTCAGTCGACCAAATCCTG ATTTGCTGAAACCTGGAGAAGCGAGGCAATTATCTGTCAAGTTTCGATCGAGCGACAAAGTTAGCCTGAACGCAAAATCATACAAGCTCAAAATAGAATCATGTGAATTTGAATCTGAAGATATTgatgatttgaaaagtttctggAGCAGCATCCCTAATGAGAAAATACTTGTCCATAAGTCACCTATTATTCTTGGGACTGGAAGCAGCCCAGATTTTAGAAATGATCAAATTGCATC agaatcTTCGAGACAATCATCTcctattcaaaatgtttctgatGATGGCAAAAGTTCACATCATTCAACAGCCAAACAATTacaagaaaataatgaaaattcaaagagcTTAAAG TATACTAAACAACTGGTTGAAGTGCCTTTAGGCGAAAATCAACAAGCTGATCAAACTGGAACCACCTGTGATAAAAAAGacgagtttcaaaaaaaaaatcaattggaaGTTGag ataaaATTTGTGGATAAAATTCATGAGATCAAGTCCCAATTAGAAGAcagttttgaattaaaattgaaagaaatggaAATGAGACTGGaggaaaagttcgaaaaaaggATATCAAGATTAACACAATTTATGGAAACAATAAGTTTGTCAAATAGTCCTGGGAACTCTAGACGCGTTTTTGAATTGgacgataatttttcaatagtcgCAAAAAAGGAATTGGAACAAATGCGAcaagatttcgaaaaagtgcTAGATGGGCAGAACAAAATAGCAGAAGAGAAAATGAATGAGTTGAGGAAAAGAAGAGAGGAGCTTCAA AGAGAATCAGACGAATTGAGAACTATGGAGGAACAACTTGGCATAACGGAAAGAATCTTCTGGGCGAATTGA
- the B0507.6 gene encoding ULP_PROTEASE domain-containing protein (Confirmed by transcript evidence), translating to MVLYFYVDAEMISCFNESTEIGNFDEFLTKYNTSLMELGDQLKYVFFPASTACKHYCTYFNQFLKCFPVRNRQRLLSERDVGFENEKVVFLFQSDFRHAIDMKNWNNFYFKYRDIADLVITKARKQGKVDVQIVSNNGKVFPNFKERDIHSSKEEYKQKHMNSPISQSKNQGTMLKNRPPRLVRTHQSDLANIDTSHSRNPAETKNENTSSRTNSATSSRKDYLNTSIPSANVTCTEKYRSSEFGSAKSSVPRVTCNSTKLETAQATHENIVLDPKKCTQNTLRSDSYQDTEKKIILPRNTSNSHHEICNDVQSYPGKHYDKNTSSNFVFNFEIDEHPVPITPTSPKQNYEKTYKDGDSNQTGGICEIEHSENVVESFEVLENNKKTEYFFNVINELRCDLQPEDVPCYRSRSKEHITNGMADFKNDMYSLKRETEERVEDVEKSEQQIRINGKGRLSSIQHDTEEIDDSTFKKKLQEQSERNKIELEKKKQERMNKKRKFEDEIRKLKNELIERFNMIMSCIALKRKFDIQEDYWKDWIHGCRQNISKLLNHCHQFVYDVNSHSYGLRESKNVDFNELELEITNLLGFTMMTYNAMEDSFAKLKELERMFPDASFVRVFQKCIADTAKIILEIYDSFGVLSLNPNESNYQILQDKLQFLQPSTIHSTSDLHRICNEHEFSPVYQNIEFPSISNSSPVYVSEISE from the exons atggtcCTATATTTTTATGTTGATGCAGAAATGATTTCTTGTTTCAATGAATCCACTGAAATT GgcaattttgatgaatttctTACAAAATATAACACTTCTTTGATGGAACTCGGTGATCAActaaaatatgtattttttccaGCA AGCACTGCCTGTAAGCACTACTGTACATacttcaatcaatttttaaagtgctTTCCTGTTCGCAATCGTCAACGCTTGCTTTCTGAACGGGATGTTGGTTTTGAAAACGAGAAAGttgtgtttctttttcaatccGATTTCAGACATGCAATTGATATGAAA aactggaataatttttatttcaaataccGAGATATTGCTGATTTGGTGATAACAAAAGCAAGAAAACAAGGGAAAGTTGATGTTCAAATTGTTTCTAACAACGGAAAAGTGTTTCcgaat TTCAAAGAAAGGGATATTCATAGTTCAAAAGAAGAGTATAAGCAAAAGCACATGAATTCG CCCATAAGCCAATCAAAAAATCAGGGCACTATGTTGAAGAATCGCCCACCCAGATTAGTCAGAACTCATCAAAGTGACTTGGCAAACATCGACACTTCTCATTCAcg AAACCCGGCTGAAACCAAGAACGAAAACACTTCATCTCGCACAAATTCAGCGACTTCATCACGAAAAGATTATCTAAACACTTCCATTCCTTCTGCGAACGTTACGTGTACTGAAAAATACAGAAGTTCAGAATTTGGATCAGCCAAAAGCAGTGTACCCCGAGTGACCTGCAATTCAACTAAATTGGAAACTGCTCAAGCGACTCATGAAAATATTGTATTGGATCCTAAGAAGTGCACTCAAAATACATTACGATCAGATAGTTATCAAGATACCGAAAAGAAGATAATCTTGCCAAGGAATACTTCAAATTCCCATCACGAAATCTGTAATGATGTACAATCATATCCAGGAAAACATTATGACAAAAACACATCtagtaattttgttttcaattttgaaatcgatGAGCATCCCGTTCCAATTACACCTACTTCACCGAagcaaaactatgaaaaaacatacaaaGACGGAGATAGTAATCAAACA GGTGGCATTTGCGAAATTGAGCATTCAGAAAACGTTGTTGAATCGTTCGAGGTTTTGGAGAACAATAAGaaaactgaatatttttttaatgtgatcAATGAATTGCGATGTGACTTACAACCAGAAGATGTTCCTTGTTATAGATCAA gaTCTAAAGAACATATTACAAATGGAATGGCAGATTTCAAGAATGATATGTATAGTTTGAAGCGAGAAACTGAG GAGAGGGTCGAAgatgttgaaaaaagtgaacaacAAATTCGTATAAATGGAAAAGGACGTTTATCATCAATACAACATGATACtgaagaaattgatgatagTACCTTTAAGAAAAAGCTTCAAGAGCAGAGTGAGCGcaacaaaattgagttagaaaagaagaaacaagAAAGAATGAACAAGAAACGAAAATTCGAAGATGagatcagaaaattgaaaaatgaattgataGAACGATTCAATATGATAATGAGTTGCATTGCACTCAAACGCAAGTTCGATATTCAAGAGGATTATTGGAAGGATTGGATTCATGGATGCAG GCAAAATATCAGTAAACTTCTAAATCATTGTCATCAATTTGTGTATGATGTTAACAGTCACAGCTACGGATTACGAGAGAGTAAAAACGTGGATTTTAACGAGCTCGAG ctgGAAATAACGAATCTTCTTGGGTTTACAATGATGACATACAACGCAATGGAAGACAGTTTTGCAAAGCTCAAAGAGCTTGAGCGCATGTTTCCAGACGCCTCATTTGTTCGAGTATTTCAG AAATGCATTGCTGACACTGCAAAAATCATATTGGAAATTTATGATTCTTTCGGCGTACTTTCACTCAACCCAAATGAAAGCAACTATCAAATCCTCCAAGACAAGCTGCAATTTTTACAACCTTCAACGATTCACTCTACTTCAGATTTGCACAGAATTTGCAACGAACATGAGTTCTCCCCAGTTTatcaaaacattgaatttccCTCAATCTCCAATAGCTCGCCTGTATATGTTTCTGAGATTTCAGAATAA